In Bacillus kexueae, the following proteins share a genomic window:
- a CDS encoding 3-hydroxybutyrate dehydrogenase, with translation MRNHVAIVTGAAQGIGLEIAKKLASEGVKVVLTDLQEDVVKEQANALSLEGYDVYAKTCNVTNESDIESLVGFVKEEFGSVHIVVNNAGLQHVSKIEDFPTEKFEQLVKVMLVGPFMLMKHVMPIMKEQKYGRILNMASINGLVGFAGKSAYNSAKHGVIGLTKVAALEGAEHGITVNALCPGYVDTPLVRNQLEDLAATRNVPLDKVLEEVIYPLVPQKRLLSVQEIAQYAHFLVSEQAMGITGQAHVIDGGYTAQ, from the coding sequence ATGCGTAATCATGTGGCAATTGTAACAGGAGCTGCTCAAGGAATTGGACTAGAAATCGCAAAAAAACTTGCGTCAGAAGGGGTAAAAGTCGTATTAACGGATTTACAGGAGGATGTTGTTAAAGAACAAGCGAACGCATTATCGCTTGAAGGATACGATGTATATGCAAAAACGTGTAATGTAACAAATGAATCGGATATTGAATCATTAGTGGGATTTGTAAAAGAAGAATTTGGCTCCGTTCATATCGTTGTCAACAATGCGGGACTTCAACATGTTTCGAAAATTGAGGACTTCCCTACAGAAAAGTTTGAACAACTCGTAAAAGTAATGCTTGTAGGTCCTTTCATGTTGATGAAACATGTTATGCCAATTATGAAGGAGCAGAAGTACGGCAGAATTTTGAATATGGCTTCTATTAATGGTCTAGTTGGATTTGCTGGGAAGTCCGCATATAATAGTGCCAAGCATGGAGTGATTGGACTAACAAAGGTGGCAGCCTTAGAAGGTGCGGAACATGGAATTACCGTGAACGCTTTGTGTCCAGGATATGTAGATACGCCACTTGTACGAAATCAATTAGAAGATTTGGCGGCTACCCGGAATGTACCATTGGATAAAGTGTTAGAGGAAGTCATTTATCCGTTAGTTCCACAAAAGCGTCTTTTATCTGTTCAAGAAATTGCCCAATATGCACACTTTTTAGTTAGTGAACAAGCAATGGGGATTACGGGACAGGCTCATGTTATTGATGGTGGATACACAGCGCAATAG
- the leuS gene encoding leucine--tRNA ligase — protein MSFNHQQIEKKWQSYWLDNKTFKTEESDKPKFYALDMFPYPSGAGLHVGHPEGYTATDILSRMKRMQGYNVLHPMGWDAFGLPAEQYALDTGNDPAEFTKKNIDNFRRQIQALGFSYDWDREVNTTDPSYYKWTQWIFLKLYEKGLAYIDEVPVNWCPALGTVLANEEVIDGKSERGGHPVERRPMKQWVLKITAYADRLLEDLEELDWPESIKEMQRNWIGRSEGAEVHFEVEGMNETFTVFTTRPDTLFGATYAVLAPEHPLVEKITSTAQKDAVQAYIDQVVNKTDLERTDLAKDKTGVFTGAYAINPTNGEKMPIWIADYVLMSYGTGAIMAVPAHDERDYEFAKKFDLPLKEVVAGGDIEKEAYTGDGEHVNSDFLNGLNKEEAIAAMIQWLEENQKGEKKVTYRLRDWLFSRQRYWGEPIPIIHWEDGTMTPVKEEELPLMLPKTSEIKPSGTGESPLANIEDWVNVVDPETGKKGRRETNTMPQWAGSCWYYLRYIDPHNEEFLADPELLKKWLPVDIYIGGAEHAVLHLLYARFWHKVLYDLGVVPTKEPFQKLFNQGMILGENNEKMSKSKGNVVNPDEIVETHGADTLRLYEMFMGPLEASIAWSTNGLDGARRFLDRVWRLFVEENGELNAKITDASATELEKVYHQTVKKVTEDYEGLRFNTAISQLMVFINEAYKATVLPKEYMEGFVKMLSPIAPHITEELWEKLGHSGTIAYEAWPTFDESKLVDNEVEIVVQVNGKVRAKLNVPTDATREQMEQIALEDSKVKEQIEGKTIRKVIAVPGKLVNIVAN, from the coding sequence ATGAGTTTCAATCATCAACAAATTGAAAAGAAATGGCAGTCGTATTGGCTAGATAACAAAACATTTAAAACGGAGGAATCCGATAAGCCAAAATTTTATGCGCTAGATATGTTCCCTTATCCTTCAGGTGCTGGTTTACACGTTGGACATCCAGAAGGTTATACAGCAACAGATATTTTATCTCGTATGAAACGCATGCAAGGCTATAATGTCCTTCACCCAATGGGGTGGGATGCGTTCGGATTACCAGCGGAGCAATATGCGCTTGATACAGGGAATGACCCAGCTGAGTTTACGAAAAAGAACATTGATAATTTCCGCCGTCAAATTCAAGCTCTAGGATTTTCGTATGATTGGGATCGTGAAGTCAACACGACAGATCCGAGCTATTATAAATGGACACAATGGATTTTCTTAAAACTTTACGAAAAAGGTCTTGCATACATTGATGAGGTTCCTGTTAACTGGTGTCCAGCACTTGGAACAGTGTTAGCGAATGAAGAGGTCATCGATGGGAAAAGTGAGCGTGGTGGACATCCAGTAGAACGTCGCCCGATGAAACAGTGGGTATTAAAAATTACAGCTTATGCTGACCGCTTATTAGAAGATTTAGAAGAACTTGATTGGCCAGAAAGCATTAAAGAAATGCAACGAAATTGGATCGGACGTTCTGAGGGTGCTGAAGTTCATTTTGAGGTTGAGGGAATGAACGAGACGTTTACAGTCTTCACGACGCGTCCAGATACATTATTTGGTGCGACGTATGCCGTACTAGCTCCTGAACATCCGTTAGTTGAGAAAATTACATCAACTGCTCAGAAGGACGCAGTTCAAGCATACATTGATCAAGTGGTAAATAAAACAGACCTTGAAAGAACTGATTTGGCTAAAGATAAAACAGGTGTATTTACAGGTGCCTACGCAATCAATCCAACAAATGGAGAAAAAATGCCAATTTGGATTGCTGACTATGTTCTCATGAGTTACGGTACAGGTGCTATTATGGCAGTCCCTGCTCACGATGAGAGAGATTACGAATTTGCGAAAAAGTTTGACTTACCATTGAAAGAAGTTGTAGCAGGTGGAGATATCGAGAAAGAAGCGTATACGGGTGATGGCGAACATGTTAACTCGGACTTCTTAAATGGCTTGAACAAAGAAGAAGCTATTGCAGCAATGATTCAATGGTTAGAAGAAAATCAAAAAGGTGAAAAGAAAGTAACATACCGTTTACGTGATTGGTTGTTTAGCCGCCAACGCTACTGGGGCGAACCAATTCCGATTATTCATTGGGAAGACGGAACAATGACACCTGTGAAGGAAGAAGAGCTTCCATTAATGCTGCCAAAAACAAGCGAAATTAAACCTTCAGGAACCGGCGAGTCTCCATTAGCAAACATTGAAGATTGGGTTAATGTTGTAGACCCAGAAACAGGGAAAAAAGGCCGTCGCGAAACAAATACAATGCCACAGTGGGCAGGAAGTTGCTGGTATTACTTACGCTATATCGACCCACACAACGAAGAGTTTTTAGCTGATCCAGAGTTATTGAAAAAATGGCTTCCAGTAGACATTTACATCGGTGGGGCAGAACATGCCGTTCTTCATCTATTATACGCTCGCTTCTGGCATAAGGTATTATATGATTTAGGTGTTGTACCAACGAAAGAGCCGTTCCAAAAGCTTTTCAACCAAGGTATGATTCTTGGGGAAAACAATGAAAAAATGAGTAAATCGAAAGGGAATGTTGTGAACCCTGACGAAATCGTTGAAACACATGGAGCGGATACTCTACGTTTATACGAAATGTTCATGGGGCCTCTAGAAGCATCAATTGCTTGGTCAACGAACGGACTTGACGGTGCTCGTCGCTTCCTTGATCGCGTATGGAGATTATTTGTGGAAGAAAACGGAGAGTTAAACGCGAAAATTACAGACGCTTCTGCAACGGAACTTGAAAAAGTTTATCACCAAACAGTGAAGAAAGTTACGGAAGACTACGAAGGTTTACGCTTTAACACAGCTATTTCGCAATTAATGGTGTTCATAAATGAAGCGTATAAAGCGACAGTTTTACCGAAGGAGTACATGGAAGGCTTCGTGAAAATGCTTTCCCCAATTGCACCACACATTACAGAAGAGCTTTGGGAAAAGCTTGGCCATTCGGGAACCATTGCTTATGAAGCATGGCCAACATTTGATGAATCAAAGTTAGTAGATAACGAAGTTGAAATTGTTGTACAAGTAAACGGTAAAGTACGTGCTAAATTAAATGTTCCAACAGACGCAACGAGAGAGCAAATGGAACAAATTGCTTTAGAAGATTCGAAAGTAAAAGAGCAAATTGAAGGCAAGACGATTCGAAAAGTGATCGCCGTTCCAGGAAAACTTGTCAATATCGTTGCTAATTAA
- a CDS encoding rhodanese-like domain-containing protein, translating into MYEVKEITPEELQQKLENGEKLALIDVREEEEVQEGMIKEADHIPMGQIPMVLDQLEKDKEYIFICRSGRRSENVCLYLQDQGYDKVVNMVGGMLEWKGETVPKSELHK; encoded by the coding sequence ATGTATGAAGTGAAGGAAATTACCCCTGAAGAGCTTCAACAAAAATTAGAAAATGGAGAAAAGTTAGCGCTGATCGATGTTCGTGAAGAAGAGGAAGTTCAAGAAGGAATGATTAAAGAAGCTGATCATATTCCAATGGGACAAATTCCGATGGTTTTAGATCAATTAGAGAAAGATAAAGAGTATATTTTTATTTGCCGCTCGGGTAGAAGAAGTGAAAACGTATGCCTATATTTACAGGATCAAGGGTATGATAAAGTAGTTAACATGGTTGGTGGCATGCTTGAGTGGAAGGGTGAAACTGTTCCAAAAAGCGAGTTACATAAATAA
- a CDS encoding DUF2553 family protein, giving the protein MDKFLKLDVTDRLEIKLDEEDILLFYGKDCIGMLVINEDGKQYDLVDGFIQEGKRIFRLFRQNDASESYTENCDLGWC; this is encoded by the coding sequence ATGGATAAATTCCTCAAGTTAGATGTGACAGATCGATTGGAAATTAAATTAGATGAAGAAGATATTTTATTGTTCTATGGGAAAGATTGTATCGGTATGCTTGTCATAAATGAGGATGGAAAGCAATATGATTTAGTGGATGGATTTATACAAGAAGGCAAGCGCATATTCCGGTTATTCCGCCAAAATGATGCGAGTGAATCGTATACAGAAAATTGTGATTTAGGGTGGTGTTAA
- a CDS encoding sporulation protein Cse60, producing MYQVALFDEEHEKDLEYEVNHFLSSLSEEQFIDIQYKVAATCDQKGEQIYCFTAMVIYRKLA from the coding sequence GTGTATCAAGTGGCTCTCTTTGACGAAGAACATGAAAAAGATTTAGAATACGAAGTGAATCATTTTTTATCTTCCCTTTCGGAAGAGCAATTTATTGATATTCAATATAAGGTGGCGGCAACTTGTGACCAAAAGGGAGAGCAAATCTACTGTTTTACAGCGATGGTCATATATCGTAAACTAGCGTAA
- a CDS encoding NAD(P)-binding protein encodes MMHYPVMLNLKGREVVIIGGGKVASRKIRGLLDSKALITVISPIITAEISELEAEKKLKWKKKTFEKEDIANAFLVIAATDNPSVNASVLANVKENQLINLVNQPEQSTFLVPAKFTRGKLTVSISTDGAFPGLSKKIKEKLADQFDDEYESYIQFLENCRHEVLQTIPNPKVKKKVLTKLLQVNLLEMDGPGRIQAFEQIMNEVDEA; translated from the coding sequence ATGATGCACTATCCAGTGATGTTAAATTTAAAAGGGAGAGAAGTTGTAATCATTGGAGGAGGAAAAGTAGCCTCGCGAAAGATTCGGGGCTTGCTAGATAGTAAAGCACTCATAACAGTTATTAGTCCTATTATAACGGCGGAAATTAGTGAGTTAGAGGCCGAGAAAAAGCTGAAATGGAAGAAGAAAACATTTGAAAAAGAAGATATTGCAAATGCATTTCTTGTTATTGCGGCAACCGATAATCCGTCGGTAAATGCATCTGTTTTAGCTAATGTAAAAGAAAATCAATTAATTAATTTAGTTAATCAACCAGAACAGAGTACATTTCTTGTTCCAGCAAAATTCACCCGTGGAAAACTTACGGTTTCCATCTCGACTGATGGAGCTTTTCCAGGATTATCGAAAAAAATCAAAGAAAAATTAGCGGATCAATTTGATGATGAGTATGAATCATACATACAGTTTTTGGAGAATTGTCGCCATGAAGTTCTCCAAACGATTCCCAATCCGAAAGTGAAAAAAAAGGTATTGACTAAGCTGTTACAAGTGAACTTGTTAGAAATGGATGGTCCAGGTAGGATTCAAGCGTTTGAGCAAATAATGAACGAAGTAGATGAAGCTTAA
- a CDS encoding NAD(P)/FAD-dependent oxidoreductase: MKYDVIVIGGGPSGLMAAIAAGESGANVLLVDKGSKLGRKLAISGGGRCNVTNRLPVDEIIKHIPGNGRFLYSAFAEFSNEDIINFFERLGIQLKEEDHGRMFPTSNRAQDVVDALLAELKRLNVTIRTNEPVETVVYENGAVKGIILKNGEELFADAVVIAVGGKSVPHTGSTGDGYAWAEKAGHTITELFPTEVPITSNEPFIQEKVLQGLSLRNVALSVKNQKGKNMITHQMDMIFTHFGISGPAVLRCSQYVVKELKKSKMNTVTMTIDAVPHENEEILFQTVCNRLKEEPKKAVKNVLKGLVPERYLLFLLEQSNIDSSATSRQIGKESIRTFVQNVKQFSFTVHGTLPLEKAFVTGGGVSVKEVHPKEMASKWMNGLYFCGEILDIHGYTGGYNITAALVTGRLAGKNAAQYANNSFY, encoded by the coding sequence ATGAAATATGATGTGATTGTCATCGGAGGAGGTCCATCAGGCTTAATGGCAGCAATCGCCGCGGGAGAAAGCGGTGCGAACGTTCTATTAGTAGACAAAGGATCCAAGCTTGGACGAAAACTTGCCATATCTGGTGGCGGTCGATGTAACGTAACAAATCGCCTTCCTGTAGATGAAATTATTAAACATATCCCAGGGAATGGACGATTTTTATATAGTGCATTTGCGGAATTTAGCAACGAAGATATTATTAACTTCTTTGAACGTCTTGGAATTCAATTAAAAGAAGAAGATCACGGTCGGATGTTCCCCACCTCCAACAGAGCTCAAGACGTAGTCGATGCTCTATTAGCTGAACTTAAACGACTAAATGTCACAATTCGTACGAATGAACCTGTCGAAACCGTCGTTTATGAAAATGGTGCAGTCAAAGGGATCATATTAAAAAATGGAGAAGAATTATTCGCAGACGCTGTCGTAATTGCTGTTGGTGGAAAGTCAGTCCCACATACAGGATCAACTGGAGACGGTTATGCGTGGGCTGAAAAAGCAGGTCACACGATTACGGAACTATTCCCTACTGAAGTCCCAATTACATCAAACGAACCATTTATTCAAGAAAAGGTGTTACAAGGACTATCACTAAGGAATGTCGCTCTCAGTGTTAAAAATCAAAAAGGGAAAAATATGATAACCCATCAAATGGATATGATTTTTACCCATTTTGGCATTTCTGGTCCTGCGGTTCTTAGATGCAGTCAATATGTCGTGAAAGAATTAAAAAAATCAAAAATGAATACAGTTACCATGACAATTGATGCTGTCCCGCATGAAAACGAAGAGATTCTATTCCAAACGGTATGTAATCGTCTAAAAGAAGAGCCAAAAAAGGCAGTGAAAAACGTATTAAAAGGTCTCGTACCTGAACGGTACCTATTATTTTTACTAGAGCAATCCAATATTGATTCTAGTGCCACATCCCGTCAAATAGGAAAAGAGAGCATACGTACTTTTGTTCAAAATGTGAAACAATTTTCCTTTACCGTTCATGGTACTTTGCCGCTTGAAAAAGCATTCGTTACAGGAGGCGGCGTTTCGGTTAAAGAAGTACATCCAAAAGAAATGGCTTCAAAGTGGATGAATGGCCTTTATTTCTGTGGTGAAATTCTCGATATACACGGTTATACAGGTGGATATAATATAACAGCAGCCTTAGTGACAGGGAGACTTGCGGGAAAGAACGCAGCCCAATATGCGAATAACTCCTTCTACTAA
- a CDS encoding putative polysaccharide biosynthesis protein, which yields MSNKLLKGTLVLTLGTYISRFLGMIYVIPFFALVGETGGALFSYGYAQYTVFLSIATMGFPLAVSKFVSKYNSIGDYKTSRRMFKSGLLVMFLTGLIAFLVLYLMAPFLASQALGKNELDNVTIEDVVIVIRMVSLALIIVPVMSLVRGFFQGHQSMGPTAVSQVIEQIVRIIFLLTSSYLILKVWNGDLVTAVGYATFAAFVGAIGGLVVLIVYWYKRKHTLEALQPNTEPSLNIPFKQMFKELFRYAGPFVFVGLAIPLYQYIDTNTFNKAMVATGKDDIAQDLFSIVNFWVNKIVMIPVSLATAFGLTLVPTITKSFTERNYLLLNHQINQTFQLLMFLVLPAAVGLSVLAQPAYMLFYNHNEVGGNILAAYAPVALLFSFFTVSAAILQGINKQKLAVISLTFGLIIKASLNTPLIMAFEAYGSIMATALGFTGSILYSFAMIKRHANYRFKQFIKRSVLMGIFNICMVIVVLAMYSILSLFIDYQAGKVEAALLLTICVVAGGATYLYLAYYSGLLRVLLGARMNKWKKRARG from the coding sequence ATGTCGAATAAATTATTAAAAGGTACTTTAGTCCTAACATTAGGAACATACATATCAAGATTTTTAGGGATGATATACGTTATTCCATTCTTCGCTTTAGTTGGTGAAACGGGCGGTGCTTTATTTTCTTATGGATACGCCCAGTATACGGTTTTTTTAAGTATTGCGACGATGGGGTTTCCTTTAGCCGTTTCAAAATTTGTTTCTAAGTATAATTCGATTGGTGATTATAAAACGAGTAGACGCATGTTTAAGTCGGGATTACTAGTCATGTTTTTAACGGGTTTGATTGCTTTTCTCGTCTTATACTTGATGGCTCCATTTCTAGCTTCTCAAGCTTTAGGAAAAAATGAATTAGACAATGTCACGATTGAGGATGTTGTTATCGTCATTAGAATGGTAAGCCTTGCGTTAATTATCGTACCTGTCATGAGTTTAGTGCGTGGTTTCTTCCAAGGTCATCAATCTATGGGACCAACTGCTGTCTCGCAAGTAATCGAACAAATTGTGCGAATTATATTTTTATTAACTTCTTCGTACTTGATTTTAAAGGTTTGGAACGGAGATTTAGTAACAGCAGTAGGTTATGCTACATTTGCGGCGTTTGTCGGAGCGATCGGTGGACTAGTGGTGCTAATTGTTTATTGGTATAAAAGAAAACATACATTAGAAGCGTTACAGCCGAACACCGAACCTTCATTAAATATTCCGTTCAAGCAAATGTTTAAAGAGTTGTTTCGCTATGCGGGACCGTTCGTATTCGTTGGGCTGGCAATACCGCTTTATCAGTATATTGATACGAATACGTTCAACAAAGCAATGGTCGCAACTGGCAAGGATGATATTGCACAAGATTTATTCTCTATCGTGAACTTTTGGGTAAATAAGATTGTCATGATTCCGGTATCGCTTGCCACGGCATTTGGCTTAACGTTAGTTCCAACTATTACAAAGTCGTTTACAGAGAGAAATTACCTATTACTGAATCATCAAATTAATCAAACATTTCAATTGCTTATGTTTTTAGTGTTACCAGCAGCGGTTGGTCTTTCTGTTTTAGCTCAGCCTGCTTATATGCTGTTTTATAATCATAATGAAGTTGGGGGCAACATTTTAGCGGCTTACGCTCCGGTAGCCTTGTTGTTTTCTTTCTTTACTGTGTCCGCAGCGATTTTGCAGGGGATTAATAAACAAAAGCTAGCAGTAATCAGTTTAACTTTTGGGCTTATAATAAAAGCTTCATTAAACACACCGTTAATCATGGCTTTTGAAGCGTACGGTTCAATTATGGCAACCGCATTAGGTTTTACCGGTTCCATTCTTTATAGTTTTGCGATGATTAAACGGCATGCAAATTATCGCTTTAAGCAATTTATAAAGCGCTCGGTTTTAATGGGAATTTTCAATATTTGTATGGTAATCGTTGTATTAGCCATGTATTCGATTTTGTCACTTTTTATTGACTATCAAGCTGGAAAAGTAGAAGCCGCTCTCTTATTAACGATATGTGTCGTAGCAGGCGGGGCCACTTATTTATACTTGGCATATTACTCCGGACTATTGCGTGTATTGTTAGGCGCAAGAATGAATAAATGGAAGAAGAGAGCAAGAGGGTAA
- a CDS encoding pseudouridine synthase: MRIDKLLANVGFGSRKEVKKILKAGVVKVDDEVVSDPKTHVNPEEQEVTVHGERIVYKEFIYLMMNKPAGYLSATEDLSQETVIDLLEYEDAIYDPFPVGRLDKDTEGLLIITNDGQLAHQLTSPKKHVPKTYFAHILGEVTEDDVKAFKQGVVLDDGYVTKPGELSIVESGPQSIIYLTITEGKFHQVKRMFEAVGKKVTYLKRVKMGPLPLDEELEIGEYRELTDEEVDLLKNAKGVNA; this comes from the coding sequence TTGAGAATCGATAAATTATTAGCTAATGTAGGTTTCGGAAGTCGGAAAGAAGTTAAAAAGATATTAAAAGCTGGGGTTGTAAAAGTTGATGATGAAGTAGTTTCTGATCCAAAAACGCATGTAAACCCTGAGGAACAAGAAGTGACGGTTCATGGAGAACGGATTGTGTACAAAGAATTTATTTACTTAATGATGAATAAGCCTGCCGGATATCTATCGGCAACTGAGGATTTATCACAAGAAACCGTCATCGACCTTTTAGAATACGAGGATGCAATTTATGATCCTTTTCCGGTTGGAAGGCTTGACAAAGATACGGAAGGGCTCCTCATCATTACGAATGACGGACAGTTAGCACATCAATTAACTTCACCTAAAAAACATGTACCGAAGACCTATTTTGCTCATATTCTTGGTGAAGTAACAGAAGATGATGTAAAGGCATTTAAACAGGGAGTTGTTTTAGATGATGGATATGTAACGAAGCCAGGGGAGTTGAGCATCGTCGAATCTGGGCCTCAATCCATCATCTATTTAACCATTACGGAAGGGAAGTTTCACCAAGTAAAAAGGATGTTTGAAGCGGTAGGGAAAAAAGTAACTTATTTAAAACGGGTTAAAATGGGGCCGTTGCCGTTAGATGAAGAATTGGAAATAGGGGAGTATCGAGAGTTAACGGATGAGGAAGTCGATCTATTAAAAAATGCAAAAGGTGTGAACGCTTGA
- a CDS encoding DeoR family transcriptional regulator — MKPSTNRMLTRIKSVYMFIQEKGTVTTQDLVDEFGITPRTVQRDLNVLAYNDLVHSPARGKWTTTEKKVKMSS, encoded by the coding sequence TTGAAACCTTCAACAAACCGGATGCTAACCCGAATTAAATCAGTCTACATGTTTATTCAAGAGAAAGGAACTGTTACGACTCAAGACCTCGTTGACGAGTTCGGCATTACGCCTAGGACCGTTCAACGTGATTTAAACGTGTTAGCATACAACGATTTGGTGCATAGCCCTGCTAGAGGCAAATGGACAACTACAGAGAAGAAGGTTAAGATGTCATCCTAA
- a CDS encoding NCS2 family permease codes for MFNLKEYGTSVKTEMLAGFTTFLTMVYIVIVNPIILSDAGVPFDQVFTATIIATVVGTLWMALSANYPIAIAPGMGLNAYFAYSVVGASENITYEVAFSAVFIAGVIFIILSLTPFRKQLIEAIPLNLKNGITAGIGLFIAFIGLRMTGIITDHPTNLVTLGDLHSSSVLLSLAGLAITLILMSLNVHGALFIGMIATGFIAYLTGQLSFDNGFTSLPTLPEGIIVSNPFEALSDVWTHSLYAVVFSFLLVTIFDTTGTMIGVAKQAGLMKGNEMPRARKALLSDSIAATVGSMFGTSPTSAYIESSAGVAAGGRTGLTALVVAVLFGFTAFFGPTVAAVSGIAAITAPALIIVGSLMMGAISEIKWNEIDEAFPAFLVILSMPLTSSIATGIALGFITYPLMKIVKGKTKDVHPFVYLFAVLFFYQLFFLGAH; via the coding sequence ATGTTTAATCTGAAGGAATATGGCACATCCGTTAAAACAGAAATGTTAGCGGGCTTTACAACTTTTTTAACGATGGTTTATATCGTAATCGTGAATCCAATTATTTTATCAGATGCAGGGGTTCCATTTGATCAAGTTTTCACTGCTACCATTATTGCTACTGTAGTCGGTACGTTATGGATGGCGTTATCTGCAAATTATCCAATTGCTATTGCACCTGGAATGGGGTTAAATGCCTATTTTGCCTATTCTGTCGTAGGTGCAAGTGAAAATATTACGTATGAAGTTGCTTTTTCAGCCGTTTTTATCGCTGGAGTAATCTTCATCATCTTATCCTTAACTCCTTTTCGAAAGCAGTTAATCGAAGCCATTCCATTGAATTTAAAGAATGGAATTACAGCAGGAATCGGGTTATTCATCGCATTTATCGGCTTGAGGATGACAGGAATCATTACTGACCACCCAACCAACTTAGTTACACTTGGTGATTTACATTCTTCTTCCGTTTTATTATCACTAGCTGGATTAGCAATTACGCTCATTTTAATGAGCTTAAACGTACACGGTGCCCTCTTTATCGGAATGATTGCTACTGGATTTATCGCGTACTTAACTGGGCAACTTTCGTTTGACAATGGTTTTACTTCTCTACCTACACTACCAGAAGGAATCATTGTTTCGAATCCTTTTGAAGCACTTTCTGACGTGTGGACTCATAGCTTGTATGCCGTCGTATTTTCATTTTTACTCGTTACAATTTTCGATACAACAGGTACGATGATTGGTGTTGCAAAGCAAGCGGGACTGATGAAAGGTAATGAGATGCCACGCGCTCGTAAAGCTCTTTTATCTGACTCAATTGCCGCAACGGTAGGATCCATGTTTGGAACATCCCCAACAAGCGCTTATATTGAATCATCCGCAGGAGTTGCAGCTGGAGGAAGAACAGGTTTAACTGCACTAGTGGTTGCCGTACTTTTCGGATTCACAGCCTTTTTCGGACCTACTGTCGCTGCTGTTTCTGGAATTGCTGCTATTACTGCTCCCGCATTAATTATCGTTGGAAGCTTAATGATGGGCGCAATTTCTGAAATTAAATGGAATGAAATTGACGAAGCTTTTCCAGCCTTTTTAGTCATTTTAAGCATGCCATTAACATCGAGCATTGCTACAGGTATTGCATTGGGATTTATTACCTATCCACTAATGAAAATTGTAAAAGGGAAAACAAAAGACGTTCATCCATTCGTCTACCTTTTTGCCGTATTATTCTTTTACCAATTATTCTTCTTAGGAGCTCATTAA